From a single Georhizobium profundi genomic region:
- a CDS encoding DUF465 domain-containing protein encodes MDQFLKALQTRRATIQRSIEQELASPNPDRLRLSALKRLRVRFRDQIEFIERLNRNGDLARVQVVRRRSLQP; translated from the coding sequence ATGGACCAGTTCCTAAAAGCGCTGCAGACCCGCCGCGCAACAATCCAGCGCAGTATCGAGCAGGAACTCGCAAGCCCGAACCCCGACCGGTTGCGGCTCAGCGCCCTGAAGCGTCTCAGGGTCCGCTTCCGCGACCAGATCGAATTTATCGAGCGGCTGAACCGGAACGGTGATTTGGCGCGCGTTCAGGTCGTCCGCCGCCGCTCGCTTCAGCCTTAA
- a CDS encoding sodium-dependent bicarbonate transport family permease, with protein sequence MIATLFSPMVLFFGLGALAAIARSDLTVPEAAGKLMAIYLMVAIGLKGGVAVAAEGVTGDLIVAALIGLALSLVLPLTAFWLARTFARQSRVDAASIAAHYGSVSVVTYVAGIEALKLAGLPASGFMVAVLALMEMPAIVVALVLARRTTTGESALPASRLMHEALFNGSIVLLVGSFVIGLVIGGEGYVQIAPVFEAGFRGVLCLFLLDMGLIAARRLIETRSLTLKLGLLAVAMPLLHGFVGTALGVMAGLGTANAAAMGILAASASYIAVPAALRMTLPEANAGTSLAMSLGVTFPFNVTLGIPLYIWMAQSLAYS encoded by the coding sequence ATGATCGCGACATTGTTCTCGCCGATGGTGCTCTTCTTCGGCCTTGGCGCCCTTGCCGCGATCGCGCGTTCGGACCTGACGGTGCCGGAGGCGGCCGGCAAGCTGATGGCGATTTACCTGATGGTCGCGATCGGCCTTAAAGGCGGTGTCGCCGTCGCCGCCGAAGGCGTGACGGGTGATCTTATCGTGGCGGCGCTCATCGGCCTTGCGCTTTCGCTGGTGCTGCCGCTGACGGCGTTCTGGCTCGCGCGCACATTCGCGCGACAGTCGAGAGTGGATGCCGCTTCGATTGCCGCGCATTATGGCTCGGTCAGCGTCGTGACCTATGTCGCGGGCATCGAGGCGCTGAAACTGGCTGGATTGCCGGCAAGCGGCTTCATGGTCGCGGTGCTGGCATTGATGGAAATGCCGGCGATTGTCGTCGCCCTGGTTCTTGCAAGACGGACGACGACGGGCGAGAGCGCGCTTCCAGCAAGCCGGCTCATGCACGAAGCTCTTTTCAATGGCTCGATCGTGCTCTTGGTCGGCAGTTTCGTCATCGGCCTCGTCATCGGCGGCGAGGGCTATGTGCAGATTGCGCCTGTCTTCGAGGCTGGGTTTCGCGGCGTGCTGTGCCTGTTTCTTCTCGACATGGGGCTCATCGCTGCGCGCCGGTTGATCGAGACACGCTCTCTCACGCTGAAGCTCGGCCTGCTTGCGGTCGCCATGCCGCTGCTGCACGGCTTCGTCGGCACTGCGCTCGGTGTGATGGCCGGACTTGGAACCGCAAATGCTGCCGCGATGGGGATCCTGGCAGCCAGCGCATCCTATATCGCCGTGCCGGCCGCATTGCGCATGACCTTGCCGGAAGCCAATGCGGGCACATCGCTCGCCATGTCGCTGGGCGTAACCTTTCCCTTCAACGTGACGCTCGGCATCCCGCTCTATATCTGGATGGCCCAGAGCTTGGCGTATTCGTGA
- a CDS encoding pyrroloquinoline quinone-dependent dehydrogenase produces MILPNRITALIVSSLIGASVTAHAQQSEWTSFHGDIGSTKFSNVQSLTPETVENLERAWEFHTGDVADGSGELPETVWSATPVYANETLYLGTPFYRIVALDPATGEERWAYDSESTLEALTQPALKNRGVAYWESGQAGTCEKRVYLGTMDAELHAVDADTGARCEAFAEGGVLNVNQWNTVNDVFPFSLLQPPLVVGDTLLLGWAGKDWEYSVAPPGNLLAIDARSGDLLWEASFIPEEMIPRTGTANIWTAMTADPELGLVYAPVSSPSPNYWGGDRTDPIPLATSVTAVDIETGEIAWSFQHVRHDIWDYDTPSAPSLVDIERDGQTIPALVQATKQGFLFVLDRRTGEPLFDIEDRPTPQSTAEGEVTVPTQPFAMTPRPVGNPMELPDVWWLADLVSFGQCSRDRENYLYEGMFTPPSEQGTLFFPGTAGATNWGGVAIDPRNATLYVNASRIVQLIRLIPRAEYEQLDNAEGGNEEGYSPQEGSPYGIYLTDWSNWAGMPCWAPPFGTFSAYDLNTGDLLYETPFGRAQLEGFYGLESWGSPTLGGPVITAGGVVFIGASVDSHVRALDARTGRELWSDLVEAPAVSIPAVFTHQGVDYVVFAVGGNSILKPEVSDQVVAYRLSE; encoded by the coding sequence ATGATCCTACCGAACCGTATCACAGCGCTCATCGTCTCCTCATTGATCGGTGCGAGCGTAACGGCTCATGCGCAGCAATCGGAGTGGACGTCGTTTCACGGTGACATCGGCTCCACCAAGTTTTCCAATGTGCAGAGCCTGACGCCTGAGACGGTCGAGAATCTCGAGCGCGCCTGGGAGTTTCATACCGGCGACGTGGCCGACGGGTCGGGCGAATTGCCCGAGACGGTGTGGTCGGCGACGCCGGTCTACGCCAACGAAACGCTTTATCTCGGCACACCCTTCTATCGAATTGTGGCGCTGGACCCGGCGACGGGCGAAGAGCGCTGGGCCTATGACAGCGAGTCCACGTTGGAGGCGTTGACGCAGCCGGCACTCAAGAACCGCGGCGTCGCCTATTGGGAGAGCGGCCAGGCCGGCACCTGCGAAAAGCGGGTCTATCTCGGAACAATGGATGCCGAACTGCATGCGGTCGATGCCGATACCGGTGCGCGGTGCGAGGCGTTCGCCGAGGGCGGCGTGCTCAATGTGAACCAGTGGAACACGGTCAACGATGTCTTTCCGTTCTCGCTTCTCCAGCCGCCGCTGGTGGTGGGCGACACGCTTCTGCTGGGCTGGGCCGGAAAGGACTGGGAATACAGCGTCGCGCCTCCCGGCAATCTTCTCGCGATCGATGCCCGAAGCGGCGACTTGTTGTGGGAAGCAAGCTTCATCCCGGAAGAGATGATCCCGCGAACGGGCACTGCGAATATCTGGACGGCGATGACCGCCGACCCGGAGCTCGGCCTCGTCTATGCGCCGGTCTCCTCACCAAGCCCCAACTATTGGGGTGGCGATCGCACCGATCCCATCCCTCTGGCCACGTCGGTTACTGCCGTCGACATCGAGACGGGCGAGATCGCCTGGAGCTTCCAGCACGTCCGCCACGACATCTGGGACTATGATACGCCGTCTGCGCCGAGCCTCGTCGACATCGAACGAGACGGGCAGACCATACCCGCTCTGGTGCAGGCAACGAAGCAGGGCTTCCTGTTCGTGCTCGACCGCCGCACGGGTGAGCCGCTGTTCGACATCGAGGACCGTCCCACCCCGCAAAGCACTGCCGAAGGCGAGGTGACTGTCCCGACACAACCCTTCGCGATGACCCCGAGGCCCGTCGGCAATCCGATGGAGCTTCCCGATGTGTGGTGGCTCGCCGATCTCGTCAGCTTCGGCCAATGCTCGCGCGACCGCGAAAATTACCTCTATGAGGGCATGTTCACGCCGCCTTCCGAACAGGGAACGCTGTTCTTTCCCGGCACTGCGGGAGCGACGAACTGGGGTGGCGTGGCGATCGATCCACGCAATGCCACCCTTTACGTCAACGCATCACGGATCGTGCAGCTGATCCGGCTCATTCCCCGCGCCGAATACGAACAGCTCGACAATGCGGAGGGCGGCAATGAGGAAGGTTATTCGCCCCAGGAAGGTTCGCCTTACGGCATCTACCTTACCGACTGGAGCAATTGGGCCGGCATGCCGTGCTGGGCGCCTCCGTTCGGCACGTTTTCCGCCTACGATCTAAACACGGGCGATCTGCTTTATGAAACGCCGTTCGGGCGTGCGCAGCTCGAGGGTTTCTATGGCCTGGAGTCCTGGGGGTCGCCGACGCTCGGTGGACCGGTGATCACGGCCGGCGGTGTGGTCTTCATCGGGGCATCAGTGGACTCGCATGTGCGCGCGCTCGATGCGCGGACCGGTCGCGAACTCTGGTCCGATCTCGTCGAGGCTCCGGCGGTGTCCATACCTGCTGTCTTCACCCATCAAGGCGTCGACTACGTCGTGTTCGCCGTGGGCGGCAATTCCATCCTGAAGCCGGAAGTGTCGGATCAGGTCGTTGCCTATCGGCTGTCGGAGTAG
- a CDS encoding fumarylacetoacetate hydrolase family protein gives MKLLRVGEKGRERPALLDANGKLRDLTGIVDDVAGATLLPGELQRLREIDPQSLPELPSDLRIGPCVGNVGKFICVGLNYADHAAESGLDVPKEPVIFMKATSAICGPNDDIIIPRNSRKTDWEVELGVVIGREARYIDEADALDHVAGYCVINDLSEREFQIERSGQWTKGKSADTFGPIGPWLVTADEIEDPQNLSMWLDVDGRRFQDGSTRTMVYGVAHVVSYISQFMSLQPGDIISTGTPPGVGMGVKPEPIYLRPGQDMRLGIEKLGEQRQRTVAWR, from the coding sequence ATGAAACTTCTGCGTGTCGGCGAGAAGGGCCGCGAACGGCCGGCTCTTCTGGACGCCAACGGCAAGCTCCGTGATCTCACTGGTATCGTCGACGACGTCGCCGGCGCGACGCTCCTGCCGGGCGAATTGCAGCGTCTGCGAGAGATCGACCCGCAGTCACTGCCGGAGCTGCCTTCGGACCTCAGGATCGGGCCATGCGTCGGCAATGTCGGCAAGTTCATCTGCGTCGGCCTGAACTATGCCGACCATGCGGCCGAAAGCGGTCTCGACGTGCCCAAGGAGCCGGTCATCTTCATGAAGGCCACCAGCGCAATCTGCGGGCCGAACGACGACATCATCATTCCGCGCAATTCCCGCAAGACCGACTGGGAAGTCGAGCTCGGCGTCGTCATCGGCCGCGAAGCGCGCTACATCGACGAGGCCGACGCGCTCGATCACGTGGCCGGTTACTGCGTCATCAACGATTTGTCCGAGCGGGAATTCCAAATCGAGCGTTCCGGGCAGTGGACGAAGGGCAAATCGGCCGACACGTTTGGTCCGATCGGCCCATGGCTCGTGACCGCAGATGAGATCGAAGATCCGCAGAACCTCTCCATGTGGCTCGACGTGGATGGTCGCCGGTTCCAGGATGGCTCGACGCGCACGATGGTCTACGGCGTGGCGCATGTCGTCAGCTACATTTCCCAGTTCATGAGCCTGCAGCCCGGTGACATCATCTCCACCGGCACGCCGCCCGGCGTGGGAATGGGCGTCAAGCCGGAGCCGATCTACCTCCGACCCGGCCAGGACATGCGCCTCGGGATCGAGAAATTGGGCGAGCAGCGCCAGCGCACCGTCGCCTGGAGGTGA
- a CDS encoding ParD-like family protein, with protein MGIVKIDDELHEDVRRASTVQCRSINAQAEFWMKIGMLAEAHPGLSFNDIVKQQYETAGVRMPAQAA; from the coding sequence ATGGGTATCGTGAAGATCGATGATGAGTTGCACGAGGATGTTCGCCGGGCGAGCACGGTGCAATGCCGCTCCATCAATGCCCAGGCCGAATTCTGGATGAAGATCGGCATGCTTGCCGAAGCGCATCCGGGGCTTTCCTTCAACGATATCGTCAAGCAGCAATATGAGACGGCGGGCGTGCGCATGCCTGCGCAGGCTGCCTGA
- the map gene encoding type I methionyl aminopeptidase, with translation MVKTPDELALMRVSGRLLASVFEMLDEQELVGQSTLQINDLVDRFISVDLAARPASKGQYGFEYALNCSINDVVCHGIPDAGEIIRDGDIINFDITLEKNGYIADSSKTYLVGNAPPAARKLVRVAQEAMWQGIRQVRPGAHIGDIGHAIERHAKKNGYVIVREYCGHGIGRDMHEEPQVLNFGRPGSGEKLREGMVFTVEPMVNQGTRKVATADDGWTVVTTDGKLSAQFEHTVAVTKTGVDVLTLRRGEQAMLRAS, from the coding sequence ATGGTCAAGACCCCCGATGAGCTGGCACTGATGCGCGTGTCCGGCAGATTGCTCGCGTCCGTCTTCGAGATGCTGGACGAGCAGGAGCTCGTCGGCCAATCGACGTTGCAGATCAACGATCTCGTCGACCGCTTCATCAGTGTCGATCTCGCGGCACGACCGGCCAGCAAAGGGCAGTATGGTTTCGAATATGCCTTGAACTGCTCGATTAACGACGTGGTCTGTCACGGCATACCGGATGCCGGCGAGATCATCCGGGACGGCGATATCATCAATTTCGACATCACACTGGAAAAGAACGGCTACATCGCCGATTCCAGCAAGACCTACCTAGTCGGAAACGCGCCGCCGGCTGCGCGCAAGCTCGTGCGCGTTGCGCAGGAGGCGATGTGGCAAGGGATCCGGCAGGTGCGGCCCGGTGCGCATATCGGCGACATCGGCCACGCGATCGAACGCCATGCCAAGAAGAACGGCTACGTCATCGTGCGTGAATATTGCGGGCACGGGATCGGCCGCGACATGCACGAGGAGCCACAAGTGTTGAATTTCGGGCGGCCGGGATCGGGCGAGAAACTGCGTGAAGGCATGGTCTTCACCGTCGAACCGATGGTCAATCAGGGCACTCGCAAGGTCGCCACCGCCGATGACGGGTGGACGGTGGTGACGACGGACGGCAAGCTTTCCGCCCAGTTCGAGCATACGGTTGCTGTGACGAAGACCGGGGTCGATGTGCTTACGCTACGCCGCGGCGAGCAGGCGATGCTTAGGGCTTCTTGA
- a CDS encoding LysR family transcriptional regulator: protein MHINCDTLDLRSFIAVMELGNFHRAAEALNVSQPALSRRIQKLEETIGAQLFERTTRSVAPTAVGREMLPLVRRLLDEFDQSLFSFRDVGLRRGGLVTIACLPTAAFYFLPAVIRRFAAEFPQIRFRIMDLSANDGLTAVSRGEVEFGINLMGASSADLEFTPLVEDPFVLAARRDHPLAAQSVVRWSDLPPHRLITVSRSSGNRTLLDAALAKADVQLSFTYETTHLSTSLGLVEAGLGVSVLPSMATPQGDHPIITVRPLHEPEVSRTIGIVRRRGASLAPAAQHFLDMLMLHWKQGLTKS from the coding sequence ATGCACATCAATTGCGACACGCTCGACTTACGCTCCTTCATCGCCGTGATGGAGCTCGGCAATTTTCACAGAGCGGCTGAGGCGCTCAACGTCTCGCAACCGGCACTCTCCCGCCGCATCCAAAAACTGGAAGAGACGATCGGCGCGCAGTTGTTCGAACGAACGACCCGCAGCGTCGCGCCGACGGCCGTCGGGCGCGAGATGTTGCCGTTGGTGCGACGGCTTCTGGACGAGTTCGACCAGTCGCTGTTCTCGTTTCGCGATGTCGGCCTGCGGCGCGGCGGACTGGTGACGATCGCCTGCCTGCCGACGGCAGCGTTCTATTTCCTGCCTGCCGTCATTCGCCGCTTTGCAGCGGAATTCCCACAGATACGCTTTCGGATCATGGACCTGAGCGCCAATGACGGGCTGACGGCCGTGTCACGCGGAGAAGTCGAATTCGGGATCAACCTCATGGGCGCATCGAGCGCCGATCTCGAGTTCACGCCACTGGTCGAAGATCCGTTCGTCCTCGCCGCGCGACGCGACCACCCGTTGGCCGCACAGTCGGTCGTGCGCTGGTCGGACCTGCCACCGCACCGCTTGATCACGGTCAGTCGATCGAGTGGAAATCGCACGCTGCTCGATGCAGCCCTGGCCAAAGCCGATGTGCAGTTGTCCTTCACCTACGAAACGACGCATCTGTCGACGTCGCTCGGCCTCGTCGAGGCGGGTCTGGGGGTTTCCGTGCTGCCGAGCATGGCCACGCCGCAGGGCGATCATCCCATCATCACCGTCCGGCCACTGCACGAGCCCGAAGTGTCGCGAACGATCGGGATCGTGCGTCGGCGCGGCGCCTCTCTGGCACCCGCAGCCCAGCATTTTCTGGACATGCTGATGCTCCACTGGAAGCAGGGCTTGACCAAGAGCTGA
- a CDS encoding Bug family tripartite tricarboxylate transporter substrate binding protein: MTRIDRRKFLAASAAAVAAASFGLPKAFAQDSVDFAGETIEWWIPFSEGGGSDVWARFMAPYLAKHLPGQPNVIVRNVPGGGSITGTNEFVARARPDGLSLLGTSGSTQFPFLLGDTRVRYDYAKLIPVLVSPTGGVAYLPASLGVADASELSKIGDQELVYASQGATSLDLVPLLAFRLLGLNVRHVFGMTGRGDGRLAFERGEATIDYQTSSAYLTNVEPLVEAGTAVPIFSWGVLDTEGNVQRDPTFPDLPHFVEALEMATGAIPDSVEFDAYMAFFGSGFAAQKPAMLPEGTPENIVAAYRQAFADAAADPDLQAAKGEILGEYEQAVGDGVQTLYEVATTIDPEAREWVREFLMSEYQVQL; the protein is encoded by the coding sequence ATGACCCGTATCGATCGTCGTAAGTTCCTGGCTGCCAGCGCAGCCGCCGTTGCAGCCGCAAGTTTCGGTCTGCCCAAGGCCTTCGCGCAGGATTCCGTGGACTTCGCTGGTGAAACCATCGAGTGGTGGATTCCTTTCTCTGAGGGCGGCGGCTCCGATGTCTGGGCGCGGTTCATGGCGCCTTACCTTGCCAAGCATCTGCCGGGTCAGCCGAACGTCATCGTACGCAACGTCCCGGGCGGTGGTTCGATCACCGGCACCAACGAATTCGTGGCGCGCGCCCGTCCCGACGGCCTGTCACTTCTCGGCACGTCCGGTTCGACGCAGTTCCCGTTCCTGCTCGGCGACACGCGCGTGCGCTACGACTATGCCAAGCTGATCCCCGTCCTCGTCTCACCGACGGGCGGCGTCGCCTATCTGCCGGCAAGCCTCGGCGTTGCCGATGCATCCGAACTGTCGAAAATCGGTGACCAGGAACTGGTCTATGCCAGCCAGGGTGCAACCTCGCTCGATCTCGTTCCGTTGCTTGCGTTCCGCCTGCTCGGTCTCAATGTCCGCCACGTCTTCGGCATGACCGGCCGCGGCGATGGCCGTCTTGCCTTCGAGCGCGGCGAAGCCACGATCGACTATCAGACGTCGTCTGCTTACCTCACCAATGTCGAGCCGCTGGTGGAAGCCGGCACCGCCGTGCCGATCTTCTCGTGGGGCGTTCTGGATACCGAAGGCAACGTCCAGCGCGATCCGACTTTCCCGGACCTGCCGCACTTCGTCGAAGCGCTCGAGATGGCGACCGGCGCAATCCCGGACAGCGTCGAGTTCGATGCCTACATGGCGTTTTTCGGCTCGGGCTTTGCAGCACAGAAGCCTGCCATGCTGCCGGAAGGCACCCCGGAGAACATCGTGGCCGCCTATCGCCAGGCGTTCGCCGATGCGGCTGCCGATCCCGATCTGCAGGCTGCCAAGGGCGAGATCCTGGGCGAGTACGAACAGGCTGTCGGCGATGGTGTCCAGACGCTCTACGAAGTCGCGACCACCATCGATCCGGAAGCACGCGAATGGGTTCGCGAGTTCCTGATGTCGGAATATCAGGTCCAGCTTTAA
- a CDS encoding tripartite tricarboxylate transporter permease gives MLETFLSSFATLLTVQHLMFMTIGVVLGLVVGILPALGGIAGMSLLLPFIYGMDPTSAVAMMIGLLAILPTSDTFSSILMGIPGSSASQATVLDGFPLAKKGEAARALSAAFSASMVGGMFGAIALTGVVLIARPLILSFSSAELFMLAIFGLSMVGVLSGSNLGKGLAACALGLILGTIGTAPAAGGERMSFDSLYLISGLELVIVGLGIFALPEIVDLLRSNQSISSTGKLGSGWFQGVRDTWNSRWLALRCSGLGALIGMIPGLGGSVVDWLAYGHAVQTTKGKTEFGQGDIRGVIAPESANNACAGGALIPTLLFGIPGSGSMAIFLAAMILIGLQPGPAMADPARDLDLTYTIIWTLAIANVVGTALCIILSPWVAKLTTIKYTIFAPFMIVVISFGAFQATRSFNDMLALLAIGLIGIFLKRFGWPRPAFLIGFVLATQVETYFYQAVQFYGYGFPLRPLALAIGVLTVLSVWFGTRKRPGDVAAASVSSEGDAEQAQAKNLMPQIVFTVIVGGLFVYAFFDSWELASFLDKVFPMSVAVVGLIACLVVGLPQLRAQKKISGGGAIAGGSANFDMDANMTDGGPWRFVFWLVGFVGLIGLLGYFLALIVFFMTFTRAVAKTSWLTSAVLTAGAAAMIMVLTWALNMQMPYGLLQEYFYDSLVWPFR, from the coding sequence ATGCTTGAGACATTTCTCAGTTCCTTCGCCACCTTGCTGACTGTCCAGCACCTCATGTTCATGACGATCGGGGTCGTGCTCGGGCTCGTGGTCGGTATTCTGCCTGCGCTCGGCGGCATCGCCGGCATGTCGCTGCTGCTTCCTTTCATCTACGGCATGGACCCGACTTCGGCCGTGGCGATGATGATCGGCCTGTTGGCGATCTTGCCGACATCGGACACGTTCTCGTCTATCCTGATGGGTATTCCGGGCTCGTCCGCATCTCAGGCCACCGTGCTCGACGGTTTCCCGCTCGCCAAGAAGGGCGAGGCGGCGCGCGCGCTGTCTGCAGCCTTCTCGGCATCGATGGTGGGCGGCATGTTCGGCGCGATCGCGCTGACCGGCGTCGTCCTGATTGCGCGACCGCTGATCCTGTCGTTCAGTTCGGCTGAGCTTTTCATGCTCGCGATCTTCGGCCTGTCGATGGTCGGGGTCCTGTCGGGATCGAATCTTGGCAAGGGCCTGGCTGCCTGTGCGCTCGGCCTCATTCTCGGCACGATCGGAACGGCGCCTGCCGCTGGCGGCGAGCGCATGTCCTTCGATTCGCTCTATCTGATCAGCGGCCTCGAACTGGTCATCGTTGGCCTGGGCATCTTTGCCCTTCCCGAGATCGTCGACCTTCTGCGGTCCAACCAGAGTATTTCGTCGACCGGAAAGCTCGGCTCGGGCTGGTTCCAGGGTGTTCGCGATACGTGGAACAGCCGCTGGCTTGCGTTGCGCTGTTCCGGCCTCGGTGCGCTGATCGGGATGATCCCGGGTCTCGGCGGCAGCGTCGTCGACTGGCTGGCCTATGGTCATGCCGTGCAGACGACCAAGGGCAAGACGGAATTCGGGCAGGGCGACATTCGCGGCGTGATCGCACCGGAATCGGCCAACAATGCCTGTGCCGGTGGTGCCCTGATCCCGACACTGCTCTTCGGCATTCCGGGCTCCGGCTCGATGGCGATCTTCCTCGCCGCCATGATCCTGATCGGTCTGCAGCCGGGACCGGCCATGGCCGACCCAGCGCGCGATCTGGATCTGACCTACACGATCATCTGGACGCTCGCGATCGCGAACGTTGTGGGCACGGCGCTTTGCATCATCCTGTCACCGTGGGTCGCTAAGCTGACGACGATCAAATACACGATTTTCGCGCCCTTCATGATCGTCGTCATTTCCTTCGGTGCATTCCAGGCCACGCGGTCCTTCAATGACATGCTGGCGCTTTTGGCGATCGGCCTCATCGGGATTTTCCTGAAGCGCTTCGGCTGGCCGCGCCCGGCCTTCCTCATCGGCTTCGTGCTCGCCACCCAGGTGGAAACCTATTTCTACCAGGCGGTGCAGTTCTACGGCTACGGTTTCCCGCTGCGGCCGCTGGCGCTGGCCATCGGCGTGCTGACCGTGCTTTCCGTCTGGTTCGGCACGCGCAAGCGTCCCGGCGATGTTGCCGCCGCGAGTGTAAGCTCCGAAGGCGATGCCGAGCAGGCCCAGGCCAAGAACCTCATGCCGCAGATCGTCTTCACGGTGATCGTCGGCGGGCTCTTCGTCTATGCCTTCTTCGACTCCTGGGAACTGGCCTCGTTCCTCGACAAGGTGTTCCCGATGTCGGTCGCAGTCGTCGGCCTGATCGCCTGCCTTGTGGTCGGCCTGCCGCAGCTGCGTGCGCAAAAAAAGATCAGCGGCGGTGGCGCCATCGCTGGCGGTTCGGCGAACTTCGACATGGACGCCAACATGACCGACGGCGGACCGTGGCGGTTCGTATTCTGGCTGGTCGGCTTCGTCGGCCTGATCGGTCTGCTTGGCTACTTCCTGGCGCTGATCGTATTCTTCATGACCTTCACCCGGGCCGTGGCGAAAACGAGCTGGCTGACATCCGCCGTGCTGACGGCCGGAGCCGCTGCAATGATCATGGTCCTGACCTGGGCGCTGAACATGCAAATGCCTTACGGCCTGCTGCAGGAGTATTTCTACGACAGCCTGGTCTGGCCGTTCCGCTAG
- a CDS encoding 4-oxalomesaconate tautomerase, which translates to MTKQVAIPCILMRGGTSKGPYFKASDLPADIATRDRVLLAAMGSPDARQIDGIGGADTLTSKVAIVGPSKREGVDVDYLFAQVSVDKAIVDTSPSCGNMLSGVGPFAIESGMVPVAGETTSVVIFDENTQSRIESIVQTGDGAVVYDGSAAISGAPGTSAPVRLNFMDIVGSKTGALLPTGKLTEEIDGVTVTLIDVAVPMMLFRAADLGKTGYETKKELDADKEFFARMEAMRREAGRRMGLGDVADKVVPKAAMLAKPKDGGTIAARYFVPHNTHAAFAVTGGLCVSSCAVLEGSVSDGLAVRPEGHDRLIVIEHPSGVLDVTLETRDTDNGIDIVKGGLLRTARKLMAGEVYVQAAVLQAEAGSDAELKGAA; encoded by the coding sequence ATGACGAAGCAAGTCGCAATTCCCTGCATCCTGATGCGCGGTGGCACATCGAAAGGCCCGTATTTCAAGGCGTCCGATCTGCCTGCGGACATCGCCACGCGTGATCGCGTTCTTCTGGCGGCGATGGGGTCTCCCGATGCTCGTCAGATCGACGGCATCGGCGGTGCCGACACGTTGACCAGCAAGGTCGCGATCGTCGGCCCGTCCAAGCGGGAAGGGGTCGATGTGGACTATCTGTTCGCCCAGGTTTCCGTCGACAAGGCGATCGTCGACACCAGCCCGTCCTGTGGCAACATGCTGTCGGGCGTCGGGCCCTTCGCCATCGAGAGCGGCATGGTACCCGTGGCCGGCGAAACGACCAGCGTCGTGATCTTCGACGAGAATACGCAAAGCCGCATCGAGTCGATCGTGCAGACCGGCGATGGCGCAGTGGTCTATGATGGCAGCGCGGCGATCAGCGGAGCGCCCGGCACATCCGCGCCCGTCCGCCTCAATTTCATGGACATCGTGGGCTCCAAGACCGGCGCGCTGCTGCCGACCGGCAAGCTGACGGAAGAGATCGACGGCGTCACCGTCACGCTCATCGACGTTGCCGTGCCGATGATGCTGTTCCGCGCTGCCGATCTCGGCAAGACGGGCTACGAGACGAAAAAGGAACTCGATGCGGATAAGGAGTTCTTTGCCCGCATGGAGGCCATGCGCCGCGAAGCCGGCCGCCGCATGGGGCTCGGCGATGTCGCCGACAAGGTGGTCCCGAAAGCGGCCATGCTGGCCAAGCCGAAGGATGGCGGCACGATCGCAGCTCGCTATTTCGTTCCGCACAACACCCACGCCGCCTTCGCCGTGACCGGCGGCCTCTGCGTGTCGTCCTGTGCGGTTCTCGAAGGTTCCGTGTCCGACGGTCTTGCCGTGCGTCCGGAAGGCCATGACCGCCTCATCGTCATCGAGCATCCCTCAGGCGTTCTCGATGTGACGCTGGAAACCCGCGACACGGACAACGGCATCGACATCGTCAAGGGTGGCCTCTTGCGCACCGCGCGCAAGCTGATGGCAGGAGAGGTCTACGTCCAGGCGGCGGTGCTGCAGGCCGAGGCCGGCAGCGACGCAGAGCTCAAAGGCGCTGCCTGA